TACACTGGCAACTAAGGTTGGGAGACGGTTCTTCGCCAACCTGGTTGAGGGCAGGCGCCTGGACGAGGACTTTGCCATCCTTGTAAATGCGGTGGAAAAACGCTACTATGGAAATGCACAAAAGGCAATAATCACGGCCCTGAAGATTGCCCGGGAAAAATTCAGGGCTTATCGGGAAAACCCGGACGCACGCGGGGACTAAAGGTCTAAACCGGCACGGACGAAGAACCCAGCGGGTTCAACGGAAGCTGCCGGCAGCCTACATGCCTCTGGCAACCGGGGGATGACCCCGGAGGCAGAAGAGGCGATGAACCGGCTTCAAGGGGGAGGCCGGTTCTAAGTTTGTTTACAGAAGCACGAGGGGAGGGACCAAGTGTGAGGGAGGTTCAGGTGTCCCAGGTAACGGATGTGGTCCGGGATCTCTGCATCAAGGCCAACTACCAGCTCCCAGAGGATGTGCTGGCGGCCCTGGAGAAGGGGAAGGAAGACGAGGAGTCCGAGGTCGGCCGGGAGATCATGGATGTCATCATCGAGAACGCGAGACTTGCGGCCAGGGAGGGGATGCCCATCTGCCAGGATACCGGGGCAGCCGTGATTTTTATGGAGGTGGGCCAGGACGTCCACTTCACCGGGGGCAGCCTGGTGGAGGCCATCAACGAGGGGGTCCGCAGGGGCTACTCCGACGGCTACCTGAGGAAGTCCATGACGGATGACCCCTTCCTCAGGAAGAACACCGGGGACAACACCCCAGCCATCGTTTACACGGACATTGTCCCTGGTGACAAGGTCAAGATCATGGTGGCCCCCAAGGGCGGCGGTTCGGAGAACATGAGCCAGGCCCGGGGACTTACTCCAGCCGCGGGCATGGAGGGGGTCAAGAAGTTCGTGGTGGAGGTAGTAGACAAGGCAGGCTCAAACCCGTGCCCTCCCATACTCGTGGGTGTGGGGGTTGGCAGCACCTTCGAGAAGGCCGCCCTCCTGGCCAAGAAGGCCCTCATGAGACCAGTGGGGCAGCCAAGCCCCAAGGAGCACATCGCCCAGCTGGAGAAGGAGACCCTGGAGGCCATCAATGCCCTGGGCATCGGGCCGCAGGGCCTCGGAGGCCGGACCACTGCCCTGGGCGTGCACATCGAGACCTACTCTTCCCACATAGCTTCGCTGATAGCGGCCGTAAACATCCAGTGCCATGCCGCAAGACACGCGGAAGCAACCATTTAGGGGGTGAACGACCGTGGAGAAGAGGATCAAGGCTCCCCTGACCGGTGAGGCCATCCGTTCCCTCGAGGCAGGGGACAAGGTTCTCATAGACGGAGTCATCTACACCGGGCGGGACGCTGCCCACAAGCGGCTGGTGGAAACCATGGAGAAGGGCGAGCCCCTCCCAGTTGACCTGAAGGGCCAGATCATCTACTACGTAGGCCCCTGCCCCGCCAAGCCCGGCCAGGTCATCGGCTCCTGCGGGCCCACTACCAGCGGCAGGATGGATGCCTACACCCCTGCCCTCCTTGGCATAGGGCTCAAGGGCATGATCGGCAAGGGGTTTCGTTCCAAGGATGTTGTTGAGGCAATGAAGAAGGAAGGAGCCCTTTACCTCCTAGCCATTGGAGGGGCCGGGGCATACTTGGCCAAGTGCGTGAAGAAGGCAGATGTGGTGGCCTACCCCGAGCTGGGTCCCGAGGCCATCTACCGGCTGGAAGTGGAGGGTTTCCCTGTGGTGGTAGGGATTGACGCCTCTGGGACCGACATATACGTGGAGGGCCGCAAGGCCTACGCCAGGTAAAGAAAAGGGAGGAAGAGACATGTCAATGAGGGAAGACGCCCTGAAGCTTCACAAGGACTTCATCGGCAAGATCGAGGTCATCAGCAAGGTTCCGGTGAACAACAAGAGGGACATGACGCTGGCCTACACCCCTGGTGTGGCCGAACCCTGCAGGGATATTCACAAGGACAAGGCCCTGGTCTACGACTACACCAACAAGTCCAACCTAGTGGCTGTGGTTTCTGACGGCACGGCTGTGCTAGGACTCGGGGACATCGGGCCGGAGGCGGCCATGCCGGTGATGGAGGGCAAGTGCATCCTGTTCAAGTGCTTCGCAGGGGTGGATGCCTTCCCCCTGTGCGTCGACACCAAGGACGTGGATGAGATCGTCCAGCTGGTGAAGTGGCTGGAGCCAACCTTTGGAGGGGTGAACCTTGAGGACATCTCCGGCCCCCGGTGCTTTGAGATAGAGCGCAGGCTGAAACAGGAGACCGATATCCCCATATTCCATGACGACCAGCACGGTACCGCGGTGGTTGTGGCGGGCGCGATGTTCAATGCCCTCAAGATTGTAGGGAAGGACATGTCCGACATCAGCGTCACCATCGTGGGGTCAGGCGCCGGCGGCATTGCGTCGGCCAAGCTCATGCTGGACTTGGGAGTGGCCGACGTGATCCTGGTGGACCGTGTGGGAATCGTGCACAAGGGGCGCTCCGAGGGCATGAACTGGGCCAAGGAAGAGATAGCCCTGGCGACCAACAAGGAGGACCGCAAGGGTGACCTGGCCGAGGCAATGAGGGCCATGGACGTGTTCATCGGCCTGTCCGGTCCCGGCCTCGTCACCAAGGAAATGGTTGCGAGCATGGCCAAGGATGCTATCGTTTTCGCCATGGCCAACCCGGTACCCGAGATCTTCCCCGATGAGGCCAAGGCGGCAGGGGCTGCTGTGGTGGGCACAGGGAGGTCCGACTTCCCCAACCAGGTCAACAACGTGCTGGCGTTCCCGGGCATCCTCAGGGGCGCCCTGGATGTCAGGTCAAAGGACATCAATGAGGCCATGAAGATCGCCGCGGCCAAGGCCATAGCCAGCGTCATCAGCGAGGGCGAACTAAAACCCGACTACGTCATCCCCGCGGCGTTTGACCGGAGGGTTGCCCCCAGGGTTGCGGCGGACGTGGCCAAGGCGGCCATGGACTCCGGCATCGCCAGGCTGCCCAAGGACCCCGCTTGGGTCGCGAAGTACACCGAGCACATGGTGGAGGAGGCCAACAAGTTCTTCGTCTAGTCTAATTGAGCAAGGGGCCGGGCTTGGGCCCGGCCCAGTCCTCCTACAGGAAAGGAGGGTTCCCTTGAGAATCTCCCGGGAGAAGCTCAAGAGCGACCTCATAGAAAAGGTCGAAGAGATAAGCGGTGAGAGGCTGGCTGTGTGCTACCAGTGTGGCAAGTGCTCGGCCGGGTGCCCCCTGGAGTCTGAGATGGAGACCCTTCCCCACAGGGTGATCCGCCTTCTCCAGCTGGGGTCCGGTGATGAGGCCCTGGGATCCAGTGCCATCTGGCTGTGCGCCTCGTGTCACACCTGCGCCGCTCGTTGCCCAAAGGGCGTGGACCTTTCCAAGATCATGGAGGCGCTCCGGGTCATACTCCTCCGGAGGGGCTACCACCGGCTAGAGCCCGCCGATGTGCCCCCGGAGGTGCTGGCGAAGGCCCCGCAGCAGGCCATCGTGAGCTGCTACAGGAAGTTCAACAGCTAGGACGGAGGGCACCACCTTCCGCCCGGAAAGGTTGAGGCCTATGAAGTACAGTTACTTTCCAGGGTGTACCCTGCACCAGCAGGCAAGGGACTTCGACATGTCCACCCGAGAGGCCGCCCGGAAGATGGGAATTGACCTGGTGGAGCTGGAGGACTGGCAGTGCTGCGGCGCCGTGTTCCCCCTGGCTACTGATGCCATCATCTACCTAGTATCCCCCTACCGGACGCTCGCCTCCTCCCACGAGGCCGGCACGGACCTGGTAACCCTGTGCTCCGGTTGCCTGAACGTCTTGAGGAGGACGAACCGGCTGGTGAAGACGAACAAGGAGACCCGGGCCAAGCTCCAGGCCTTCGTGGAGAAGGACTACCAGGGCGAGAGACACGTGTATCACCTCCTCGAGGTGATCAGGAAGGACACTACCTTCGAGGGCCTCGCCCAGAGAATCATCCATAGCCTTGAGGGGCTCAAGGTGGCATCGTACTACGGCTGCCTTTTGCTCAGACCCCCTGAGGAGATGGAGTTCGATGACGTGGAGTCCCCCACCATCATGGAGGAGTTCACCAAGGCCCTGGGGGCCGAGCCCGTAGACTTCCCCTTCAAGACGGAGTGCTGTGGCGCCTATCTCTCAGTGCCCGCCGAGGACCGGACACTGGCGGCGGCCAGGTCCATCCTGAGGTCTGCCTCGAGCGCTGGAGCGGATATCATGGTGACCAGCTGTCCGATGTGTCTTTATAATCTTGACGCCAAGCAGGGTGCCCTGGCCAGGCAGGACACGGGGTTCCGCACTCTCCCCGTGGTTTACTTCAGCCAGCTCCTGGCCCTGGCCCTGGGCGCCGGCGAGGACGTGTGCGGCTTCGACGCGCACGAGGTCGATCCCCGGCCGCTTCTGAGGGAGAAAATGCTGATACCCGAGGTGAACTGATTTGCGGAG
This genomic stretch from Bacillota bacterium harbors:
- a CDS encoding DUF3870 domain-containing protein, encoding MGRLDPGSASLAEHCDTLFFTGYAKLPAGITATEMFRVVGIGLEVKARTGEIIAADCTLATKVGRRFFANLVEGRRLDEDFAILVNAVEKRYYGNAQKAIITALKIAREKFRAYRENPDARGD
- a CDS encoding fumarate hydratase, coding for MREVQVSQVTDVVRDLCIKANYQLPEDVLAALEKGKEDEESEVGREIMDVIIENARLAAREGMPICQDTGAAVIFMEVGQDVHFTGGSLVEAINEGVRRGYSDGYLRKSMTDDPFLRKNTGDNTPAIVYTDIVPGDKVKIMVAPKGGGSENMSQARGLTPAAGMEGVKKFVVEVVDKAGSNPCPPILVGVGVGSTFEKAALLAKKALMRPVGQPSPKEHIAQLEKETLEAINALGIGPQGLGGRTTALGVHIETYSSHIASLIAAVNIQCHAARHAEATI
- a CDS encoding Fe-S-containing hydro-lyase, translating into MEKRIKAPLTGEAIRSLEAGDKVLIDGVIYTGRDAAHKRLVETMEKGEPLPVDLKGQIIYYVGPCPAKPGQVIGSCGPTTSGRMDAYTPALLGIGLKGMIGKGFRSKDVVEAMKKEGALYLLAIGGAGAYLAKCVKKADVVAYPELGPEAIYRLEVEGFPVVVGIDASGTDIYVEGRKAYAR
- a CDS encoding malic enzyme-like NAD(P)-binding protein, with translation MSMREDALKLHKDFIGKIEVISKVPVNNKRDMTLAYTPGVAEPCRDIHKDKALVYDYTNKSNLVAVVSDGTAVLGLGDIGPEAAMPVMEGKCILFKCFAGVDAFPLCVDTKDVDEIVQLVKWLEPTFGGVNLEDISGPRCFEIERRLKQETDIPIFHDDQHGTAVVVAGAMFNALKIVGKDMSDISVTIVGSGAGGIASAKLMLDLGVADVILVDRVGIVHKGRSEGMNWAKEEIALATNKEDRKGDLAEAMRAMDVFIGLSGPGLVTKEMVASMAKDAIVFAMANPVPEIFPDEAKAAGAAVVGTGRSDFPNQVNNVLAFPGILRGALDVRSKDINEAMKIAAAKAIASVISEGELKPDYVIPAAFDRRVAPRVAADVAKAAMDSGIARLPKDPAWVAKYTEHMVEEANKFFV
- a CDS encoding 4Fe-4S dicluster domain-containing protein; translated protein: MRISREKLKSDLIEKVEEISGERLAVCYQCGKCSAGCPLESEMETLPHRVIRLLQLGSGDEALGSSAIWLCASCHTCAARCPKGVDLSKIMEALRVILLRRGYHRLEPADVPPEVLAKAPQQAIVSCYRKFNS
- a CDS encoding CoB--CoM heterodisulfide reductase iron-sulfur subunit B family protein — its product is MKYSYFPGCTLHQQARDFDMSTREAARKMGIDLVELEDWQCCGAVFPLATDAIIYLVSPYRTLASSHEAGTDLVTLCSGCLNVLRRTNRLVKTNKETRAKLQAFVEKDYQGERHVYHLLEVIRKDTTFEGLAQRIIHSLEGLKVASYYGCLLLRPPEEMEFDDVESPTIMEEFTKALGAEPVDFPFKTECCGAYLSVPAEDRTLAAARSILRSASSAGADIMVTSCPMCLYNLDAKQGALARQDTGFRTLPVVYFSQLLALALGAGEDVCGFDAHEVDPRPLLREKMLIPEVN